One Sodalis praecaptivus DNA segment encodes these proteins:
- a CDS encoding amino acid ABC transporter ATP-binding protein, with protein sequence MSLNEIIRIEGAVKRFGRFLALDNIDLSIARGEVVVVIGPSGSGKSTLCRVINRLETLDGGKITIDGEPLPEEGRALAALRSRVGMVFQSFNLFSHKTILENLCLGPIRVRRLSPAQARQQALTLLAQVGVKEQAEKYPAELSGGQQQRVAIARALAMAPEVILFDEPTSALDPEMVSEVLDVMRSLAQSGITMLVVTHEMGFAKQAADRVIFMDQGRIVEQDRPENFFSLPKSQRARDFLSKVLPHA encoded by the coding sequence ATGTCCCTGAATGAAATCATTCGCATCGAAGGCGCGGTAAAACGTTTTGGCCGCTTTCTGGCGCTGGATAATATCGATCTCAGCATCGCGCGCGGCGAAGTGGTGGTGGTCATTGGCCCCTCCGGCTCCGGCAAATCCACGTTATGCCGGGTGATTAACCGTCTTGAAACGCTGGACGGCGGCAAAATAACCATCGACGGCGAGCCGCTGCCTGAAGAAGGTCGCGCGCTGGCGGCGCTGCGATCGCGCGTGGGCATGGTGTTCCAATCCTTCAATCTCTTTTCCCACAAAACCATTTTGGAAAACCTGTGCCTGGGTCCGATTCGGGTCCGGCGTCTGTCGCCGGCCCAGGCGCGGCAGCAGGCGTTGACGCTCTTGGCCCAGGTTGGGGTCAAGGAACAAGCCGAGAAGTATCCCGCCGAGCTGTCGGGGGGCCAGCAGCAGCGCGTGGCCATCGCCCGGGCGCTGGCGATGGCTCCGGAGGTTATTTTGTTTGACGAACCGACCTCGGCGCTGGATCCGGAAATGGTCAGCGAAGTGCTGGATGTCATGCGCAGCCTGGCGCAATCCGGTATCACCATGCTGGTGGTCACCCATGAAATGGGTTTTGCTAAACAGGCCGCAGATCGGGTCATTTTCATGGATCAGGGGCGGATTGTGGAACAAGACCGCCCCGAGAATTTTTTCTCCTTGCCGAAAAGCCAGCGGGCCAGGGATTTCCTTTCCAAAGTGCTTCCTCATGCATAA